A genome region from Purpureocillium takamizusanense chromosome 8, complete sequence includes the following:
- the lub1 gene encoding WD repeat protein Lub1 (BUSCO:EOG09261B3Q~COG:I~EggNog:ENOG503NUQN), with amino-acid sequence MAGDFKLSAQLLGHEADVRAVSFPSPDTVLSASRDCTVRIWRRGPGSPPAYEGTLVSRGSEYVNSLTFVPASKSHPDGLVISGGKDTIIEVKSPRAGSTDNAECLLIGHAHNVCTLDVAPSGAYLVSGGWDGQARVWNLDKWETQFTLDGHEGMSVWNVTALDDTTVVTGCADQNIRIYDLTNASAGQVQPTATIYTPAVVRALCRVPKGHPSGADIASASNDGTLRLWKLNGQQVAELHGHESFVYCLTSLPTGELVSSGEDRTVRIWRGLECVQTITHPAISVWTVAANPATGDIVTGASDGVARIFTRRADQVADKETLAQFEESVRSSSIPQQQVGGINKEKLPGPEFLTTKSGTKEGQVQMIKESNGNVTAHQWSTSQQQWISVGTVVDAVGSTGKKVEFNGKSYDYVFDVDIEDGKPPLKLPYNLSENPYERATKFLNDNELPLSYLDNVANFITENTKGATLGQSSSAQSGPDPYGTESRYRPGEDQQVHQPKVLPQKEYLSITAAKYEAIFNKIININKTMISSGRKDAALNPGEESVLQALREALESSKPIPPQALGLVVRIVTQWPYGDRLPGLDVLRCVAKYPAAADYTDPQHGTLLDVAVGSSVPSDSPANENAAMMGARTLANLFSSANGRSLVSSHADKAISFLERLAGVRGGDAIGPMNRNIRIALGTSALNLSVLVHREKLLSAEQRRRVLVLLAGMLGHDADSEVLYRAAVALGTILSASKAEAVGLDLTAAVRSAKERCPEVRVKAVADECLALSR; translated from the exons ATGGCGGGCGATTTCAAGCTGTCGGCccagctccttggccatgagGCAGAC GTCCGAGCCGTCAGCTTCCCTTCTCCCGACACGGTCCTTTCTGCTTCTAGAGATTGCACAGTCCGCATATGGCGCCGAGGTCCCGGCTCTCCCCCGGCGTACGAGGGCACCCTCGTGAGTCGCGGGTCCGAGTACGTCAACTCCTTGACCTTTGTCCCCGCCAGCAAGTCTCACCCGGACGGACTGGTGATATCTGGCGGCAAGGACACCATCATCGAGGTCAAGTCCCCTCGCGCGGGCTCCACAGACAACGCCGAGTGTCTTCTCATCGGCCACGCCCACAACGTGTGCACGCTCGACGTGGCCCCCAGCGGTGCCTACCTCGTCTCTGGCGGCTGGGACGGCCAGGCTCGTGTCTGGAACCTGGACAAGTGGGAGACGCAGTTTACGCTCGATGGCCACGAGGGCATGTCCGTATGGAACGTGACCGCCTTGGACGATACGACGGTCGTTACCGGCTGCGCCGATCAAAACATCCGCATCTATGACTTGACCAACGCCAGCGCAGGTCAAGTCcagccgacggcgaccatCTACACCCCGGCTGTGGTTCGCGCGCTGTGCAGGGTTCCCAAGGGACATCCCAGCGGGGCCGACATTGCCAGTGCCAGCAACGATGGCACACTGAGGCTATGGAAGCTGAACGGCCAGCAGGTGGCTGAGCTTCACGGCCATGAGAGCTTCGTGTACTGCCTAACGAGCTTGCCAACGGGCGAGCTTGTCAGCTCTGGCGAGGACAGAACCGTAAGGATATGGAGAGGCCTCGAATGCGTGCAGACTATTACCCACCCGGCCATATCCGTTtggacggtggcggcgaacCCCGCTACCGGCGACATCGTGACTGGAGCCAGCGATGGTGTCGCGCGCATCTTCACGCGGCGAGCGGATCAGGTGGCTGACAAGGAGACGCTCGCGCAGTTTGAGGAGTCGGTAAGGTCATCGTCTATCCCTCAACAGCAAGTAGGCGGCATCAACAAGGAGAAGCTCCCGGGGCCCGAATTTCTGACGACCAAGTCGGGCACCAAAGAAGGTCAGGTACAGATGATCAAGGAGAGCAACGGCAACGTCACGGCTCATCAGTGGTCCACAAGTCAGCAGCAGTGGATCAGTGTCGGCACTGTCGTTGATGCCGTCGGCAGCACAGGCAAGAAGGTCGAGTTCAATGGCAAGTCGTACGACTACGTCTTCGACGTGGACATTGAAGACGGCAAGCCGCCGCTCAAGCTGCCGTACAACCTTTCCGAGAATCCCTACGAACGCGCCACCAAATTCCTCAACGACAACGAATTACCCCTAAGCTACCTCGACAACGTGGCCAACTTCATCACCGAAAACACCAAGGGGGCCACGCTGGGAcagtcatcgtcggcgcAGTCGGGCCCAGACCCCTACGGCACAGAGTCACGATACCGCCCCGGAGAAGACCAACAGGTTCACCAGCCCAAGGTGCTCCCGCAAAAGGAGTATCTGAGCATAACTGCTGCCAAGTATGAGG CCATCTTCAACAAGatcatcaacatcaacaagaCCATGATTTCCTCGGGTCGCAAGGACGCCGCGTTGAACCCAGGCGAGGAATCGGTGCTCCAGGCGCTGCGCGAAGCGCTAGAGTCGTCCAAGCCTATTCCCCCGCAAGCCCTGGGTTTGGTGGTCCGGATTGTGACGCAGTGGCCCTACGGCGACCGCCTGCcgggcctcgacgtgctGCGATGCGTCGCCAAAtaccccgcggcggccgactaCACGGATCCGCAGCATGGTACACTtctcgacgtggccgtcggctcgtcggtgccgtccgactcgcccgccaacgagaacgccgccatgatggggGCGCGCACGCTCGCGAACCTCTTCAGCTCTGCCAATggccgcagcctcgtcagCTCCCACGCTGACAAGGCCATTTCGTTTCTGGAACGCCTAGCCGGCGTcaggggcggcgacgctaTCGGCCCGATGAACCGCAACATCCGCATCGCGCTGGGCACCTCGGCGCTCAACCTCTCGGTCCTCGTGCACCGCGAGAAGCTCCTGTCGgcggagcagcggcgccgcgtcctggtcctcctcgccgggaTGCTTGGCCACGACGCGGACTCGGAGGTGCTGTACCGCGCGGCTGTGGCGCTCGGCACGATCCTGTCGGCGtccaaggccgaggcggtgggGCTGGacctcacggcggcggtgcgcagCGCGAAGGAGCGGTGTCCCGAGGTGAGGGTCAAGGCTGTGGCTGACGAGTGTCTTGCACTGTCACGGTAG
- the lub1 gene encoding WD repeat protein Lub1, variant 2 (BUSCO:EOG09261B3Q~COG:I~EggNog:ENOG503NUQN), with protein MPSLSALPLMTPTSHTTHGQVRAVSFPSPDTVLSASRDCTVRIWRRGPGSPPAYEGTLVSRGSEYVNSLTFVPASKSHPDGLVISGGKDTIIEVKSPRAGSTDNAECLLIGHAHNVCTLDVAPSGAYLVSGGWDGQARVWNLDKWETQFTLDGHEGMSVWNVTALDDTTVVTGCADQNIRIYDLTNASAGQVQPTATIYTPAVVRALCRVPKGHPSGADIASASNDGTLRLWKLNGQQVAELHGHESFVYCLTSLPTGELVSSGEDRTVRIWRGLECVQTITHPAISVWTVAANPATGDIVTGASDGVARIFTRRADQVADKETLAQFEESVRSSSIPQQQVGGINKEKLPGPEFLTTKSGTKEGQVQMIKESNGNVTAHQWSTSQQQWISVGTVVDAVGSTGKKVEFNGKSYDYVFDVDIEDGKPPLKLPYNLSENPYERATKFLNDNELPLSYLDNVANFITENTKGATLGQSSSAQSGPDPYGTESRYRPGEDQQVHQPKVLPQKEYLSITAAKYEAIFNKIININKTMISSGRKDAALNPGEESVLQALREALESSKPIPPQALGLVVRIVTQWPYGDRLPGLDVLRCVAKYPAAADYTDPQHGTLLDVAVGSSVPSDSPANENAAMMGARTLANLFSSANGRSLVSSHADKAISFLERLAGVRGGDAIGPMNRNIRIALGTSALNLSVLVHREKLLSAEQRRRVLVLLAGMLGHDADSEVLYRAAVALGTILSASKAEAVGLDLTAAVRSAKERCPEVRVKAVADECLALSR; from the exons ATGCCTTCCCTctccgccctccccctcatGACGCCGACATCTCACACGACCCATGGACAGGTCCGAGCCGTCAGCTTCCCTTCTCCCGACACGGTCCTTTCTGCTTCTAGAGATTGCACAGTCCGCATATGGCGCCGAGGTCCCGGCTCTCCCCCGGCGTACGAGGGCACCCTCGTGAGTCGCGGGTCCGAGTACGTCAACTCCTTGACCTTTGTCCCCGCCAGCAAGTCTCACCCGGACGGACTGGTGATATCTGGCGGCAAGGACACCATCATCGAGGTCAAGTCCCCTCGCGCGGGCTCCACAGACAACGCCGAGTGTCTTCTCATCGGCCACGCCCACAACGTGTGCACGCTCGACGTGGCCCCCAGCGGTGCCTACCTCGTCTCTGGCGGCTGGGACGGCCAGGCTCGTGTCTGGAACCTGGACAAGTGGGAGACGCAGTTTACGCTCGATGGCCACGAGGGCATGTCCGTATGGAACGTGACCGCCTTGGACGATACGACGGTCGTTACCGGCTGCGCCGATCAAAACATCCGCATCTATGACTTGACCAACGCCAGCGCAGGTCAAGTCcagccgacggcgaccatCTACACCCCGGCTGTGGTTCGCGCGCTGTGCAGGGTTCCCAAGGGACATCCCAGCGGGGCCGACATTGCCAGTGCCAGCAACGATGGCACACTGAGGCTATGGAAGCTGAACGGCCAGCAGGTGGCTGAGCTTCACGGCCATGAGAGCTTCGTGTACTGCCTAACGAGCTTGCCAACGGGCGAGCTTGTCAGCTCTGGCGAGGACAGAACCGTAAGGATATGGAGAGGCCTCGAATGCGTGCAGACTATTACCCACCCGGCCATATCCGTTtggacggtggcggcgaacCCCGCTACCGGCGACATCGTGACTGGAGCCAGCGATGGTGTCGCGCGCATCTTCACGCGGCGAGCGGATCAGGTGGCTGACAAGGAGACGCTCGCGCAGTTTGAGGAGTCGGTAAGGTCATCGTCTATCCCTCAACAGCAAGTAGGCGGCATCAACAAGGAGAAGCTCCCGGGGCCCGAATTTCTGACGACCAAGTCGGGCACCAAAGAAGGTCAGGTACAGATGATCAAGGAGAGCAACGGCAACGTCACGGCTCATCAGTGGTCCACAAGTCAGCAGCAGTGGATCAGTGTCGGCACTGTCGTTGATGCCGTCGGCAGCACAGGCAAGAAGGTCGAGTTCAATGGCAAGTCGTACGACTACGTCTTCGACGTGGACATTGAAGACGGCAAGCCGCCGCTCAAGCTGCCGTACAACCTTTCCGAGAATCCCTACGAACGCGCCACCAAATTCCTCAACGACAACGAATTACCCCTAAGCTACCTCGACAACGTGGCCAACTTCATCACCGAAAACACCAAGGGGGCCACGCTGGGAcagtcatcgtcggcgcAGTCGGGCCCAGACCCCTACGGCACAGAGTCACGATACCGCCCCGGAGAAGACCAACAGGTTCACCAGCCCAAGGTGCTCCCGCAAAAGGAGTATCTGAGCATAACTGCTGCCAAGTATGAGG CCATCTTCAACAAGatcatcaacatcaacaagaCCATGATTTCCTCGGGTCGCAAGGACGCCGCGTTGAACCCAGGCGAGGAATCGGTGCTCCAGGCGCTGCGCGAAGCGCTAGAGTCGTCCAAGCCTATTCCCCCGCAAGCCCTGGGTTTGGTGGTCCGGATTGTGACGCAGTGGCCCTACGGCGACCGCCTGCcgggcctcgacgtgctGCGATGCGTCGCCAAAtaccccgcggcggccgactaCACGGATCCGCAGCATGGTACACTtctcgacgtggccgtcggctcgtcggtgccgtccgactcgcccgccaacgagaacgccgccatgatggggGCGCGCACGCTCGCGAACCTCTTCAGCTCTGCCAATggccgcagcctcgtcagCTCCCACGCTGACAAGGCCATTTCGTTTCTGGAACGCCTAGCCGGCGTcaggggcggcgacgctaTCGGCCCGATGAACCGCAACATCCGCATCGCGCTGGGCACCTCGGCGCTCAACCTCTCGGTCCTCGTGCACCGCGAGAAGCTCCTGTCGgcggagcagcggcgccgcgtcctggtcctcctcgccgggaTGCTTGGCCACGACGCGGACTCGGAGGTGCTGTACCGCGCGGCTGTGGCGCTCGGCACGATCCTGTCGGCGtccaaggccgaggcggtgggGCTGGacctcacggcggcggtgcgcagCGCGAAGGAGCGGTGTCCCGAGGTGAGGGTCAAGGCTGTGGCTGACGAGTGTCTTGCACTGTCACGGTAG
- a CDS encoding uncharacterized protein (SECRETED:SignalP(1-18~SECRETED:cutsite=AHS-VI~SECRETED:prob=0.6139)~EggNog:ENOG503P23M) — protein sequence MSVLLTILAFVALASAHSVITYPGWRGNNLITNETFPYGMQWMYPCGGIGTTTNRTYWPTTGGAVSFQPGWFRGHATALAFINLGFGTDGPDHGPENMSFPMVKPFQIIGPTNNPFPGTVCLPQVPLPVNATVKAGDKATIQVVELAQHGAALYSCVDIIFAEPGDPRIGEVNETNCFNSTDIGFAQMYTITTKNSGSDAYVKSGAVEAVRRLSWVGYLPLALGGLWALL from the exons atGTCTGTTCTCTTGACGATACTCGCCTTCGTGGCGCTCGCCTCTGCCCACTCCGTCATCACATATCCCGGCTGGCGGGGGAACAACTTGATTACAAACGAGACGTTTCCCTACGGCATGCAATGGATGTACCCTT gcggcggcatcggcaccaCAACAAACCGCACATACTGGCCCACGACTGGTGGCGCCGTGTCCTTCCAGCCAGGCTGGTTCCGCGGCCACGCCACCGCACTGGCCTTTATTAACCTGGGCTTCGGCACGGACGGTCCGGATCACGGCCCAGAGAACATGTCGTTCCCCATGGTCAAGCCCTTCCAGATCATCGGCCCGACCAACAACCCCTTCCCCGGCAccgtctgcctgccgcaAGTGCCCCTTCCCGTCAACGCCACCGTAAAGgccggcgacaaggccaccatccaggtcgtcgagctcgcccagcatggcgccgcgctcTACTCGTGCGTCGATATCATCTtcgccgagcccggcgaCCCCCGCATCGGCGAGGTCAACGAGACCAACTGCTTCAACTCGACCGACATTGGCTTCGCCCAAATGTACACCATCACGACAAAGAACTCGGGCTCCGATGCCTACGTCAagagcggcgccgtcgaggccgtccgcaGGTTGAGCTGGGTCGGGTACCTGCCTCTTGCACTCGGCGGCCTGTGGGCGCTCCTATGA
- a CDS encoding uncharacterized protein (COG:S~EggNog:ENOG503P5RK), whose translation MPPPPSKAADGDGEWTTIKPKNNRRHGQHNNTAHRHDTPTTSSRTSARARGPLPLLREGEARRDGPLRSVSSIEAEYRTLRDAFEASPCCASLRALAGRIVASAAEGCRSNRSNTTTTSNSSKGHDCDKDEAESVPPPPPPVTKAVCLGIGTFDPPDGGWEAKRRTFLQLIAFLILVEELERLTRTSIPCIFQEPIFSASDVAFLTSLSSGYSVVPHPRACRAVDRRALLYGIHLYRPVYALALSGGGGSDSGEHDDDDGGESASPTSASTPPLPPSKNAAASAVETAPPVDYAASLPAVFVGTGWDVWDGVTLGRASDGGDARVGSGGGGGGDEADGDDGFMRRLRAMEDTYQRADFPHDEAHGTAFSSTSVYWRKGGGGDGDGGGSGGGWCRPVERRPGSRNGVKGGE comes from the exons atgccaccaccaccctcaaaggccgccgacggtgatggcgaATGGACAACCATCAAGCCCAAGAAtaaccgccgccacggccagcacAACAACACCGCCCACAGACACGACACTCCAACCACGTCGTCTAGGACATCAGCACGGGCGCGTGGCCCCCTCCCGTTGttgagagagggagaggcgcGGAGAGATGGCCCCCTCCGGAGCGTCTCCTCCATCGAGGCCGAGTATCGCACGCTGCGCGACGCCTTCGAGGCGTCTCCCTGCTGCGCGTCCCTTCGCGCGCTCGCCGGGCGCATTGTCGCCAGTGCCGCAGAAGGATGCCGAAGCAAccgcagcaacaccaccaccaccagcaacagTAGTAAAGGCCATGACTGCGATAAAGACGAGGCAGAGAGTgtcccgcccccgccgccgccggtgaccAAGGCCGTCTGTCTCGGCATCGGGACGTTTGACCCCCCGGACGGCGGGTGGGAGGCCAAGCGGCGCACCTTCTTGCAGCTCATTGCCTttctcatcctcgtcgaggagctcg AGCGCCTGACGCGCACCTCCATCCCGTGCATCTTCCAAGAACCCatcttctccgcctcggACGTCGCCTTCCTCACTTCCCTCTCCTCTGGCTACTCCGTCGTGCCGCACCCGCGCgcctgccgcgccgtggACCGCCGCGCCCTACTCTACGGGATACACCTCTACCGTCCCGTCTACGCCCTGGCCCTGtctggcgggggcggcagtgacagcggcgagcatgatgatgatgatggcggggagTCTGCGTCACCCACGTCCGCGtccacgccccccctcccgccaTCCAAGAACGCTgctgccagcgccgtcgaAACGGCACCTCCCGTAGATTACGCGGCGTCTCTCCCCGCCGTGTTCGTCGGCACCGGCTGGGACGTCTGGGACGGTGTCACGCTAGGCCGGGCGTCCGACGGCGGAGATGCTCGTGtcggtagtggtggtggtggtggtggtgacgaagcagacggcgacgacggcttcatgcgccgcctgcgcgccatgGAGGACACGTACCAACGCGCCGACTTCccgcacgacgaggcccatGGGACTGCCTTTTCCAGCACGAGCGTGTACTGGCggaaaggcggcggcggcgacggcgacggtggtggtagtggaGGTGGGTGGTGTCGACCCGTTGAGCGGCGGCCCGGATCGCGGAATGGGGTCAAAgggggtgagtga
- a CDS encoding Glucan 1,3-beta-glucosidase (EggNog:ENOG503NZAJ~COG:I~TransMembrane:1 (i351-377o)~CAZy:GH17): MQRHPHDDPYEREPLESSRAHYDNSPPRHPADPGHAYDEYGHGASPYYNAAPPRHQDSSSTSPSSRSQERQPTVPDPYAPQAAAIAGRGYADDSEPPAPPRHGDNAYMYNGRAPAPPRGPNDAMYERPSYPGPSNITPGADNFSETASGGMAGIAYGVADRNARDGGFDAVRGNGQIPPPPSRAQYPNAPRPPYSPHNNGGYMYDPASNIRGGNGIDRDSHSSLNPFGTPIAASGSHSPARSLRSFAHSEPYADDPYQAYARSGNANLGVVDPNAIEDDGDDGLHYPRRSQRNSMLSASNSDRGRAAGIGAAATGGATTAMLASAGGGGGHIYDAGTSREKKTDKRHSKRWRWAIIILVFLIVAGAIVGGVVGSFVAGNKKDGKDNSKTGGGGSASDDTKKNGDLDINSSEIKALMNNPDLHKVFPGMDYTPFNTQYPDCMHNPPSQNNVTRDVAVLSQLTNKIRLYGTDCNQTQMVIHAVNQLKLKDDVKIWLGVWQDGNKTTNARQLEQMWTILDDYGDSYFEGIIVANEVLFRQEITIATLGQIMDNVRSNLTSKKLKLPVATSDLGDDWTAELGKDSDYIMANVHPFFSGVTAEQAAGWTYNFWKEKDGPFWKSDTKKNIISETGWPSAGGKSCGGATSCDKGAVAGIKEMNRFMDDWVCQALTNGTNYFWFEAFDEPWKIRFNEKGKEWEDKWGLMDINRKLKDGVKIPDCGGKTVS, from the exons ATGCAGCGTCATCCCCACGACGACCCCTACGAGAGGGAGCCCCTCGAATCGTCGCGCGCTCATTACGACAactctcctcctcgacatccCGCCGATCCGGGTCACGCCTACGACGAGTACGGCCATGGCGCGTCGCCCTATTATAACGCTGCACCGCCGCGACACCAGGACTCGtcttcgacctcgccgtccagtcGCTCTCAAGAGCGCCAACCCACTGTCCCCGACCCCTACGCGCCCCAAGCCGCCGCTATCGCTGGTCGGGGCTACGCTGACGATAGCGAACCCCCTGCACCGCCTCGACATGGCGACAATGCCTACATGTACAACGGCagagcgcccgcgccgccccgcgGCCCCAACGACGCCATGTACGAACGCCCCTCGTATCCAGGGCCCAGCAACATCACCCCCGGAGCCGACAACTTCAGCGAAACTGCGTCTGGAGGCATGGCCGGCATAGCATACGGGGTCGCCGACCGAAACGCTCGCGATGGCGGTTTCGACGCCGTGCGCGGCAACGGCCagatcccgccgccgccgtcgcgcgcacAATACCCCAAtgccccgcgcccgccataCTCCCCTCACAACAACGGCGGATACATGTACGATCCCGCGAGCAATATCCgtggcggcaacggcatcgaCCGGGACTCACACTCCAGTCTCAATCCCTTTGGCACCCCCATCGCGGCGTCTGGCTCTCactcgccggcgaggagtCTTCGCAGCTTTGCCCACAGCGAACCGTACGCAGACGATCCGTACCAGGCCTACGCCAGGAGCGGCAACGCCAacctgggcgtcgtcgaccccaaTGCAATCGAggatgacggtgacgacggacTGCACTATCCGAGACGCAGCCAGCGGAATTCGATGCTGAGCGCATCTAACTCTGATCGCGGTAGAGCGGCGGGCATCGGAGCAGCTGCCACGGGCGGAGCCACGACCGCCATGTTGGCGAGTGCTG gaggtggcggcggccacatCTACGATGCCGGGACGAGTcgcgagaagaagacggacaAGCGCCACAGTAAAAGATGGAGGTGGGCCATCATCATTCTCGTCTTCCTCATTGTCGCAGGCGCCATTGTTGGCGGCGTGGTCGGGTCTTTCGTGGCCGGCAACAAGAAGGACGGGAAAGACAACAGCAAaacgggcggtggtggctcTGCGTCGGACGACACCAAGAAGAATGGCGACCTCGACATCAACAGCTCCGAGATCAAGGCGCTGATGAACAACCCCGACTTGCACAAGGTCTTCCCGGGGATGGACTATACGCCCTTCAACACGCAGTACCCCGATTGCATGCACAACCCTCCGTCGCAGAACAATGTCACGCGCGACGTGGCGGTCCTGAGCCAGCTGACCAACAAGATTCGCTTGTATGGCACCGACTGCAACCAGACGCAAATGGTGATTCACGCCGTCAACCAGCTCAAGCTGAAGGACGACGTCAAGATTTGGCTGGGCGTCTGGCAGGATGGCAACAAGACGACCAACGCCCGTCAACTCGAGCAGATGTGGACCATCCTGGATGACTATGGCGACTCGTACTTTGAGGGCATCATCGTTGCCAACGAGGTTCTCTTCCGCCAGGAAATAACAATTGCGACGCTCGGCCAGATCATGGACAACGTGCGAAGCAATCTGACGTCCAAGAAGCTGAAGCTGCCCGTCGCCACGTCGGACCTGGGCGACGATTGGACGGCCGAGCTCGGCAAGGACAGCGACTACATCATGGCCAACGTGCACCCTTTCTTCTCGGGCGTCACggccgagcaggcggcgggttgGACGTACAACTTCTGGAAGGAAAAGGACGGTCCCTTCTGGAAGTCGGACACGAAGAAGAACATCATCTCGGAGACGGGCTGGCccagcgcgggcggcaagaGCTGCGGTGGCGCCACGTCTTGCGACAAgggagccgtcgccggcatcaaGGAGATGAACCGGTTCATGGACGACTGGGTATGCCAGGCGCTCACCAACGGCACAAATTACTTTTGGTTCGAGGCGTTTGATGAGCCATGGAAGATTCGCTTCAATGAGAAGGGCAAGGAGTGGGAGGACAAATGGGGGCTGATGGACATCAAccgcaagctcaaggacggcgtcaAGATTCCCGATTGtggcggcaagacggtgTCATAG
- a CDS encoding uncharacterized protein (COG:S~EggNog:ENOG503NXVK), with translation MPQLTLEEPTLRYGAMAVGALRKAYEIEDPSTTLTKSNTHYLNAVIYYCEALRLQSKAQPTREGLRTALLSSLLFICFEAQRGNMAAALKHVTHGFSMLNELAACTDKAPSLVSIAPAPPALVQEILDCYKPLELQSRSFMGSYRKFFFPPQLPTQRPGVGAMPQTALAGSSTGHPVQTPASQPGTPWSKGSMTPTCSRTGLPSPQSQPSPGSPDSSGSRQSSSTGPPGRPPGILPFTKHSPYFRPKLSSITCLEEMPAHFKDMDEVQGYWGLVQRNMVQHIPMLTLMTTRLALTKAVNEADLEARLASVKQNTQITDFVAESRYWLQRWVEAFEPLFQSSCRKSVSDPKGYLQTISIRIEYLILYIYTTLPRFSGLITVKGLTTQYKEINKYAETLLMARPSCGFAMDTGWTWPLFVSAFGCRDPAVRADAIRILGQYPIRNALRDSRIFRAIALKNDEVEANILLEGDENEQWLRLRRRELVFEDFGTTIIYRSSQKNLETGEWELVEEHASYNVDPDGALDWHRVPISESASILSGVC, from the coding sequence atgccgcagttgacgctcgaggagccaACTCTCCGAtacggcgccatggccgttgGAGCGCTGCGCAAGGCCTATGAGATCGAAGACCCGTCCACGACGCTGACCAAAAGCAACACGCACTATCTCAACGCCGTCATCTACTATTGCGAAGCCCTTCGGCTCCAGTCCAAGGCGCAGCCGACCAGGGAGGGCTTGAGGACGGCCCTCCTTTCCTCTCTGCTATTCATCTGCTTCGAGGCCCAGCGTGGGAACATGGCGGCCGCTCTCAAACATGTGACGCATGGCTTCAGCATGCTCAACGAGCTGGCAGCGTGCACCGACAAGGCCCCCAGTCTCGTCAGCATAGCCCCAGCTCCGCCCGCACTGGTCCAGGAGATCCTCGACTGTTACAAGCCACTCGAGCTGCAGTCCAGGTCCTTCATGGGATCGTACAGGAAAttcttcttcccccctcAGCTACCTACGCAGAGGCCAGGCGTTGGGGCCATGCCAcagacggcgctggcgggctcAAGCACCGGCCATCCCGTGCAGACGCCTgcgagccagccagggaCGCCCTGGAGCAAGGGCTCTATGACTCCCACATGCTCCCGAACCGGTCTCCCGAGCCCCCagagccagccaagcccggGCAGCCCGGACTCGTCCGGCTCGAGACAGTCCTCGTCAACCGGTCCGCCGGGTCGCCCCCCTGGCATCCTTCCGTTCACAAAGCACTCACCATACTTCCGACCAAAACTCAGCAGTATCACTTGCTTGGAAGAGATGCCAGCCCACTTCAAAGACATGGATGAGGTGCAGGGGTACTGGGGGCTTGTCCAGAGGAACATGGTTCAGCATATCCCTATGCTCACCTTGATGACGACTCGGCTTGCACTCACAAAGGCCGTCAATGAAGCGGATCtggaggcgaggctggcgagcgTCAAGCAGAACACGCAAATAACCGATTTCGTTGCCGAGTCGAGGTACTGGCTGCAGCGATGGGTCGAGGCCTTTGAGCCGCTATTCCAAAGTTCGTGCCGAAAGTCAGTCAGCGATCCCAAGGGATACCTGCAAACCATTAGCATCCGCATCGAGTATCTCATCCTGTATATCTACACAACATTACCTCGTTTTTCGGGTCTCATCACGGTCAAAGGGCTCACGACACAGTACAAGGAGATCAACAAGTATGCGGAGACGCTCCTCATGGCAAGACCCAGCTGCGGGTTCGCCATGGACACTGGATGGACCTGGCCCTTGTTCGTATCAGCCTTTGGTTGCAGAGACCCAGCGGTGAGAGCTGATGCGATCCGCATTCTGGGGCAATATCCAATACGGAATGCGCTGCGCGACAGCCGCATCTTCCGTGCGATTGCGCTGAAGAATGACGAGGTGGAGGCAAACATCTTGCTGGAGGGCGACGAAAACGAACAGTGGCTGCGACTGAGGCGAAGGGAACTCGTCTTTGAGGACTTTGGAACCACCATCATATACCGCTCGTCGCAGAAAAACCTAGAGACGGGCGAGTgggagctcgtcgaggagcacgCCAGCTATAACGTTGATCCGGACGGCGCACTTGACTGGCATAGAGTGCCCATTTCGGAGTCGGCGTCGATCCTCTCGGGTGTTTGCTAA